A genome region from Rhizobium sp. N324 includes the following:
- a CDS encoding GXGXG domain-containing protein: MPTFDLSNTPLRELNSALHALSQGANDTEFEVINPRGSHAVAVGIDSPVTVAVRGSVGYYCAGMNDGGRVTVHGSAGPGVAENMMSGTVVIEGDASQYAGATGQGGLLVIKGNAASRCGISMKGIDIVVHGSIGHMSAFMGQSGHLVVLGDAGDALGDSLYEAKLFVRGAVKSLGADCIEKEMRREHLDKLAELLERAGVTGVRPEEFKRYGSARKLYNFNIDNADAY, translated from the coding sequence ATGCCGACATTCGATCTTTCCAACACCCCTCTTCGCGAATTGAACAGCGCGCTGCACGCCCTTTCCCAAGGCGCCAACGACACTGAATTCGAGGTCATCAATCCGCGCGGCAGCCATGCCGTCGCCGTCGGTATCGACAGCCCCGTCACGGTCGCCGTCAGAGGATCGGTCGGTTATTACTGCGCCGGCATGAATGACGGCGGCAGGGTCACGGTTCATGGGTCCGCCGGTCCGGGCGTTGCCGAAAACATGATGTCCGGCACCGTCGTCATCGAGGGCGACGCCAGCCAGTATGCCGGCGCCACCGGCCAAGGCGGCCTGCTCGTCATCAAGGGCAATGCGGCCTCGCGCTGCGGCATTTCGATGAAGGGCATCGACATCGTCGTGCATGGCAGCATCGGCCACATGTCGGCCTTCATGGGCCAGTCCGGCCATCTCGTCGTGCTCGGCGACGCCGGCGATGCGCTGGGGGATTCGCTCTACGAAGCCAAGCTGTTCGTCCGCGGCGCGGTCAAGAGCCTCGGCGCCGACTGCATCGAGAAAGAGATGCGGCGGGAGCATCTGGACAAGCTTGCCGAACTGCTCGAGCGCGCGGGCGTCACCGGCGTCAGGCCCGAGGAGTTCAAGCGCTACGGCTCGGCCCGCAAGCTCTACAATTTCAACATCGACAACGCCGACGCGTATTGA
- a CDS encoding class II glutamine amidotransferase encodes MCGIVGLFLKDKSLEPQLGNLLSDMLITMTDRGPDSAGIAIYGGSAEGRAKITIQSANPGVDFEGLAGDLEKAGIRAEVSIKSTHAIIELDASKLASVRKALEEIRPAVRLMGSGESVEIYKEIGLPKDVVKRFDVRAMSGTHGIGHTRMATESAVTTLGAHPFSTGADQCLVHNGSLSNHNNLRRELVREGMTFETQNDSEVAAAYLTAEMAKGKDLGQALTGALDDLDGFFTFVVGTKSGFGVVRDPIACKPAVMAETDQYVAFGSEYRALVNLPGIENARVWEPEPATVYFWDHDKAA; translated from the coding sequence ATGTGCGGCATTGTTGGACTGTTCCTCAAGGACAAGAGCCTTGAACCCCAGCTGGGAAATCTGCTCTCGGATATGCTGATCACCATGACGGATCGCGGACCGGATTCGGCCGGCATCGCGATCTATGGCGGCTCTGCCGAGGGCAGGGCGAAGATCACCATCCAGTCCGCCAACCCCGGCGTCGACTTCGAAGGTCTCGCCGGCGACCTGGAGAAGGCCGGCATCAGAGCCGAGGTATCGATCAAGAGCACGCACGCAATCATCGAGCTTGATGCCTCCAAGCTTGCAAGCGTGCGCAAGGCGCTCGAAGAAATCCGCCCGGCGGTCCGCCTGATGGGCTCGGGCGAAAGCGTCGAGATCTACAAGGAAATCGGCCTTCCGAAAGACGTCGTGAAGCGGTTCGACGTCCGCGCCATGAGCGGCACCCACGGCATCGGCCATACCCGCATGGCGACGGAATCCGCCGTCACCACGCTCGGCGCCCATCCGTTCTCGACCGGGGCCGACCAGTGCCTCGTGCACAACGGCTCGCTGTCCAACCACAACAATCTGCGCCGCGAACTGGTGCGCGAAGGCATGACCTTCGAAACGCAGAACGATTCCGAAGTCGCCGCCGCCTATCTCACGGCCGAAATGGCCAAGGGCAAGGATCTCGGCCAGGCGCTGACCGGCGCGCTCGATGATCTCGACGGCTTCTTCACCTTCGTCGTCGGCACCAAGTCCGGCTTCGGCGTGGTGCGCGACCCGATCGCCTGCAAGCCCGCCGTCATGGCCGAGACTGACCAGTACGTCGCCTTCGGCTCGGAATACCGCGCGCTGGTCAATCTTCCCGGCATCGAGAATGCCCGTGTCTGGGAGCCGGAGCCGGCGACCGTTTACTTCTGGGATCACGACAAGGCCGCCTGA
- a CDS encoding helix-turn-helix domain-containing protein: MKSKLEAAKQAEQAHGERAPFSQDPHAVREPKENNLEMAIGHEVRAYRKKLGITVTDLAAATGISLGMLSKIENGNISPSLTTLQSLSRALGVPMTAFFRRYEEPHNAVFVKAGQGIELERRGTRAGHQYNLLGHIDNNTSGVIVEPYLITLTADSDVFPTFQHEGMEFLYMLEGEVVYRHGDQLFQMQPGDSLFFDADAPHGPEQLVKLPSKYLSIISYPQQNSRG, translated from the coding sequence ATGAAATCCAAGCTTGAAGCGGCGAAGCAAGCGGAACAGGCGCATGGCGAACGCGCTCCCTTTTCCCAGGATCCGCACGCCGTTCGGGAACCGAAGGAAAACAACCTCGAAATGGCGATCGGCCATGAGGTGCGCGCCTACCGCAAGAAACTCGGCATCACCGTCACCGATCTGGCGGCCGCGACCGGCATTTCGCTCGGCATGCTGTCGAAGATCGAGAACGGCAACATTTCGCCGTCGCTGACGACGCTGCAATCGCTGTCGCGGGCGCTCGGCGTGCCGATGACCGCGTTCTTCCGCCGCTATGAAGAACCGCACAACGCCGTCTTCGTCAAGGCGGGGCAGGGCATCGAGCTCGAACGGCGCGGCACGCGCGCCGGCCACCAATATAATCTGCTCGGCCATATCGACAACAATACCAGCGGCGTCATCGTCGAGCCCTATCTCATCACCCTGACGGCCGATTCCGATGTCTTCCCGACCTTTCAGCATGAGGGCATGGAGTTTCTCTATATGCTCGAAGGCGAGGTGGTCTATCGCCACGGCGATCAGCTTTTCCAGATGCAGCCGGGTGATAGCCTGTTCTTCGACGCCGATGCGCCGCATGGGCCGGAGCAATTGGTGAAGCTGCCGAGCAAGTACCTCTCGATCATCAGTTATCCCCAGCAGAACTCTCGGGGCTGA
- a CDS encoding GlxA family transcriptional regulator produces MSSSDSKNVQEIGFILIPGFALMSYASATEPLRAANLLAGREIYRLSIFSPDGAPALSSSGVIVPAEPLPARGSGLGTAFVCAGGLPREWRYPGVLGCLRQLSREGVRIGGISGGPYLMAAAGLLEGRDFTIHWEYAAALLEAFPDLTPRQARFMIDGSRITCGGGISALDMMHVLIAERMGPDFARRVSDWYLHTEVNEPAAPQRASLAERYGVHHPGLLNVLERMEETIEMPLGRAAMARIAGVTTRHLDRLFAAHLGTTFLDQYHRIRLQHAHRLLKQSPLSVSEIAVATGFSSLSHFSRMFRAAYGIAPREARRE; encoded by the coding sequence ATGTCCTCCTCCGATAGCAAAAATGTCCAGGAGATCGGCTTCATCCTGATCCCGGGATTTGCGCTGATGTCCTATGCCTCGGCGACCGAGCCGCTCAGGGCGGCAAATCTTCTGGCCGGGCGCGAAATCTATCGCCTGTCGATCTTTTCGCCGGATGGCGCGCCGGCACTCTCCTCCTCGGGCGTCATCGTGCCCGCCGAACCTCTTCCGGCCCGGGGTTCGGGGCTTGGCACGGCCTTCGTCTGCGCCGGCGGCTTGCCGCGCGAGTGGCGTTATCCCGGCGTGCTTGGCTGCCTCAGGCAGCTGTCGCGCGAAGGTGTGAGGATCGGCGGCATTTCGGGCGGTCCCTATCTGATGGCTGCGGCCGGACTGCTGGAGGGTCGCGACTTTACCATCCACTGGGAGTATGCCGCCGCCCTTCTCGAAGCCTTCCCGGATCTCACGCCGCGTCAGGCGCGCTTCATGATCGACGGCAGCAGGATCACCTGCGGCGGCGGCATCTCGGCGCTCGACATGATGCATGTGCTGATCGCCGAGCGCATGGGACCGGATTTCGCCCGCCGCGTCAGCGACTGGTATCTTCACACAGAGGTCAACGAGCCCGCCGCACCCCAGCGCGCCTCGCTCGCCGAACGCTACGGCGTCCACCACCCGGGGCTGCTCAACGTTCTCGAACGGATGGAGGAGACGATCGAGATGCCGCTCGGCCGCGCCGCCATGGCGCGCATCGCCGGCGTCACCACCCGCCATCTCGACCGGCTCTTTGCGGCCCATCTCGGAACCACCTTCCTCGATCAATACCACAGGATCAGGCTGCAGCATGCCCATCGCCTGCTGAAGCAGAGCCCGCTTTCCGTCTCGGAGATCGCGGTTGCCACCGGCTTTTCCAGTCTCAGCCACTTTTCCCGGATGTTCCGCGCCGCCTACGGCATCGCTCCGCGCGAGGCACGGCGGGAATAG
- a CDS encoding sarcosine oxidase subunit beta family protein, producing MRYSALSIFLNGLRGNKDWAPAWRDPAPKPHYDVIIVGGGGHGLATAYYLAKEFGITNVAVLEKGYLGSGNIGRNTTIIRSNYLLPGNNPFYELSMKLWEGLEQDFNFNAMVSQRGVLNLFHSDAQRDAYTRRGNAMRLHGVDAELLDRQAVRTKLPFLDFDNARFPVMGALFQPRGGTVRHDAVAWGYARGADSRGVDIITQCEVTGIRRENGQVTGVETSRGFIGCGKLALAAAGNSTVVADMAGLRLPIESHVLQAFVSEGLKPFIDNVVTFGAGHFYVSQSDKGGLVFGGDIDGYNSYAQRGNLATVEHVAEAGVAMIPSLSRVRFLRSWGGVMDMSMDGSPIIDRTHIGNLYLNAGWCYGGFKATPASGFCYAHLIARNTPHQTARAFRLDRFARGYPIDEKGVGAQPNLH from the coding sequence ATGCGCTATTCCGCTCTTTCGATTTTTCTCAACGGCCTTCGCGGCAACAAAGACTGGGCGCCCGCCTGGCGTGACCCGGCGCCGAAGCCGCATTACGATGTCATCATCGTCGGCGGCGGCGGGCACGGCCTTGCCACCGCCTATTATCTCGCCAAGGAATTCGGCATCACCAATGTCGCCGTCCTCGAAAAGGGCTATCTCGGCTCCGGCAATATCGGCAGGAACACGACGATCATCCGGTCGAACTACCTGCTTCCCGGCAACAATCCCTTCTACGAGCTGTCGATGAAGCTTTGGGAGGGGCTGGAGCAGGACTTCAACTTCAACGCCATGGTCTCGCAGCGCGGCGTGCTCAACCTCTTTCATTCCGACGCGCAGCGCGATGCCTATACGCGCCGCGGCAACGCCATGCGGCTGCACGGCGTCGACGCCGAGCTTCTCGACCGGCAGGCGGTGCGCACAAAACTGCCCTTCCTCGATTTCGACAATGCGCGTTTCCCGGTAATGGGCGCCCTGTTCCAGCCGCGGGGCGGCACGGTGCGCCATGATGCGGTCGCCTGGGGTTATGCGCGCGGCGCCGACAGCCGCGGCGTCGACATCATCACCCAATGCGAGGTGACCGGAATCCGCCGCGAAAACGGTCAGGTGACCGGCGTCGAGACCAGCAGGGGCTTCATCGGCTGCGGCAAGCTGGCGCTGGCAGCCGCCGGCAATTCCACCGTCGTCGCCGATATGGCCGGCCTCCGCCTGCCGATCGAAAGCCATGTGCTGCAGGCCTTCGTTTCCGAGGGGCTGAAGCCTTTCATCGACAATGTCGTCACCTTCGGCGCCGGACATTTCTACGTCTCCCAGTCCGACAAGGGCGGCCTCGTCTTCGGCGGCGATATCGACGGATATAATTCCTATGCCCAGCGCGGCAATCTGGCGACCGTCGAGCATGTCGCCGAAGCCGGCGTGGCAATGATCCCTTCGCTGTCGCGGGTACGTTTCCTGCGTTCCTGGGGCGGGGTGATGGATATGAGCATGGACGGCTCGCCGATCATCGACCGCACCCATATCGGCAATCTCTATCTCAACGCCGGCTGGTGTTACGGCGGCTTCAAGGCGACGCCCGCCTCCGGCTTCTGCTACGCCCATCTGATCGCCCGCAACACGCCGCATCAGACGGCCCGCGCCTTCCGGCTCGACCGTTTTGCCCGCGGCTATCCGATCGACGAAAAGGGCGTCGGCGCCCAGCCCAATCTGCACTGA
- a CDS encoding sarcosine oxidase subunit delta, whose translation MASLISCPHCGARPKEEFSIRGDAGLVRPAPDAGADAWFDYVYLRDNPRGRHSEYWHHSSGCRRWLIVERDTVTHAVHGVRDAALAKLGGEPA comes from the coding sequence ATGGCGAGCCTGATTTCCTGTCCCCATTGCGGCGCCCGGCCGAAGGAGGAATTCTCGATCCGCGGCGATGCCGGCCTTGTCAGGCCGGCGCCGGATGCCGGCGCGGATGCCTGGTTCGACTATGTCTATCTGCGTGACAATCCGCGCGGCCGTCACAGCGAATACTGGCACCATTCGTCCGGATGCCGCCGCTGGCTGATCGTCGAGCGCGATACCGTCACTCATGCGGTCCACGGCGTCAGGGATGCCGCGCTTGCGAAGCTCGGCGGAGAACCGGCATGA